Proteins from a genomic interval of Rubinisphaera italica:
- a CDS encoding CAP domain-containing protein, with protein MRFTSSGLFVPLVMLSTALLTVVETRPVLAQGGELKVTSIEKQVLDLVNQEREKENVRLGKGPNDPSRLKPYLPNAKLFTIARNHAENMAQQNKVDHVLDGKNPINRAKAVGYPNFVGECVAGGQVDPAAAVLSWMNSPPHRSGLLSAKDKEAGIGNAQSADTTNVWCFVFGNSPESNNPPRLVVEATQPSTPSGAINVEYVNDTGSRLNVFTYNSKGTVVKSITSIKQGKSRKFEYAIGDRSTVYINLDQVVSDKRITQADAGKTYRFDKTSGSSKPNPTPPDTNLVISVEEKQMLDALNQLRALFNIPALKANSKLFDASRAHASHMARVERMSHELDGKTPNDRVKALDYPATVEEVYFGGGPGIDIVIETWKAKPALMTKILNQKFTEIGIGHATNPDASVWNINLGASPEANNPPTVIVK; from the coding sequence ATGCGATTCACTTCCTCAGGCCTCTTCGTACCGTTAGTAATGCTGAGTACGGCCTTGCTGACCGTGGTTGAAACCAGGCCTGTGCTGGCTCAAGGAGGCGAGCTCAAAGTGACCAGCATTGAAAAGCAGGTTCTCGATCTGGTCAATCAGGAGCGTGAGAAAGAAAATGTCCGCCTCGGAAAGGGCCCCAATGACCCGTCTCGTCTGAAGCCTTATCTCCCGAATGCGAAACTCTTCACGATTGCTCGCAATCACGCGGAAAATATGGCCCAGCAAAACAAAGTCGACCATGTATTGGACGGCAAGAATCCTATCAACCGGGCTAAAGCCGTCGGATATCCGAATTTCGTCGGTGAGTGCGTTGCAGGTGGCCAAGTCGATCCCGCCGCAGCGGTGCTATCCTGGATGAATTCTCCGCCGCACCGTAGCGGTCTTCTATCAGCCAAAGACAAGGAAGCTGGAATCGGAAATGCTCAAAGTGCTGACACGACAAATGTCTGGTGCTTTGTTTTCGGCAATAGTCCTGAGAGTAACAATCCGCCTCGGCTGGTTGTGGAAGCAACACAACCTTCTACACCTTCCGGGGCAATCAATGTCGAGTATGTCAATGACACTGGAAGTCGGCTAAACGTTTTTACGTACAATTCAAAAGGCACGGTAGTGAAAAGTATCACGAGTATCAAGCAGGGCAAATCCAGGAAATTTGAATACGCCATTGGTGATCGCTCGACCGTGTATATCAATCTGGATCAGGTGGTGAGTGATAAGAGAATCACCCAGGCGGACGCAGGCAAAACTTATCGATTCGATAAAACTTCAGGCAGCAGCAAGCCCAACCCGACTCCACCTGATACGAATCTGGTCATTTCGGTGGAGGAAAAACAGATGCTTGATGCCCTCAACCAACTCCGTGCCTTGTTCAACATTCCAGCCTTGAAAGCAAATTCCAAGCTGTTTGACGCGTCCCGAGCCCATGCGTCGCATATGGCACGGGTAGAGCGAATGTCCCATGAACTTGATGGTAAAACCCCCAACGATCGAGTCAAGGCTCTCGACTACCCCGCAACTGTAGAGGAAGTGTATTTTGGCGGTGGGCCGGGCATAGACATCGTCATTGAAACCTGGAAAGCTAAACCTGCTTTAATGACTAAAATCCTCAATCAGAAATTCACAGAAATTGGTATCGGGCACGCGACCAATCCTGACGCAAGTGTCTGGAATATCAATCTGGGGGCAAGTCCCGAAGCAAATAACCCGCCTACGGTAATAGTTAAATAG
- a CDS encoding RNA polymerase sigma factor has product MTVSNSVTSITLLSQLRLSKRDEAGWTMFVERYGPKVYGWCLNRRLQEADAEEVTQNVLVKMAEKLHSFEYDPAQSFRGWLRVITENAVKDYCKGLKNEKRGEGGSEILLRLAQVEATEDLSQRLNETFDLELAEEAMSRVQTRVSTDRWMAWHLTAREGLSGAVVATELNMKVVSVYTARNQIQKQIREEIEKLEKSLPRED; this is encoded by the coding sequence ATGACGGTATCAAATTCTGTAACCAGTATAACATTGTTATCTCAGCTTCGTCTCTCCAAAAGAGATGAAGCCGGGTGGACGATGTTTGTGGAGCGATATGGTCCGAAGGTTTACGGCTGGTGCTTAAATCGAAGGCTCCAGGAAGCTGATGCAGAAGAAGTGACTCAGAATGTCCTGGTCAAAATGGCTGAGAAACTTCACAGCTTCGAATATGACCCGGCGCAAAGTTTTCGTGGTTGGTTGAGGGTCATTACCGAAAACGCAGTCAAAGATTATTGCAAAGGACTAAAAAACGAGAAACGTGGTGAAGGAGGTTCGGAAATTCTGTTAAGACTTGCTCAGGTAGAAGCGACGGAAGATTTGAGCCAGCGGTTGAACGAGACCTTCGATCTGGAACTGGCTGAAGAAGCGATGTCACGCGTCCAGACCCGAGTATCTACGGATCGGTGGATGGCCTGGCATTTGACGGCACGCGAAGGGCTTTCCGGAGCTGTTGTTGCTACTGAACTGAACATGAAAGTTGTCAGTGTCTACACGGCTCGTAATCAGATACAGAAGCAGATTCGAGAAGAAATTGAAAAGTTAGAAAAATCATTGCCGAGGGAGGACTGA
- a CDS encoding IS3 family transposase (programmed frameshift), with amino-acid sequence MSGSSQAGKRTRRRYSEEFKRDAVGLVTEQHYPLAEAARRLDIHVSVLRNWKEKFMSGKESKSNEKLFESEREELRQLREENRKLRMDREILKKAGSLFREGKSVRFTFIDDHEEDFEVARMCEIFEVSRSGYYTWKNRPMSIRQENQQELTQAMKEIHQETREVYGSPRMHRELLERGYEVSENTVAKLMNQAGIQAKTRKKFKNTTDSNHSRPVAENHLDRQFDAVTKSNEVWLSDITCIWTEEGWLYLAAVLDMYTRKVVGWSMAERMTSDLVVNALRMAVDQEAVSNADLKELTLHSDRGSQYASEDYQQVLTSMGITCSMSRKGNCWDNAPMESFFATLKKELVHHERYKKRSEARSSLFEYIEVFYNRVRKHSALGYLSPAQFVQVT; translated from the exons ATGTCGGGATCATCACAGGCTGGAAAACGGACGCGGCGGCGTTATTCTGAAGAGTTTAAGCGGGATGCCGTGGGACTGGTGACCGAGCAGCATTATCCGCTGGCCGAGGCGGCTCGACGCCTGGATATTCATGTCAGTGTTTTACGCAACTGGAAAGAGAAGTTCATGAGCGGCAAAGAATCGAAGTCCAACGAGAAGTTGTTTGAATCCGAACGTGAAGAGTTGCGACAGCTGCGCGAGGAGAATCGTAAGCTGAGAATGGATCGAGAGATTTTAAAAAAAGCAG GCAGCCTTTTTCGCGAAGGAAAATCAGTGAGATTTACCTTTATTGATGACCATGAAGAAGACTTTGAAGTAGCTCGGATGTGTGAAATCTTCGAGGTTTCCCGGAGTGGATATTACACCTGGAAGAATCGTCCGATGAGTATACGCCAGGAGAATCAACAGGAGTTGACACAGGCCATGAAGGAGATTCATCAGGAGACACGAGAAGTGTATGGCTCTCCTCGGATGCATAGAGAATTGCTGGAACGCGGCTATGAGGTCTCAGAGAATACGGTGGCCAAATTGATGAATCAGGCTGGAATTCAGGCAAAAACCAGGAAGAAGTTCAAAAACACCACGGACTCGAATCATTCCCGGCCCGTGGCTGAGAACCATCTGGATCGTCAGTTTGATGCCGTGACAAAAAGCAATGAAGTTTGGCTGAGTGACATCACCTGCATCTGGACTGAGGAGGGCTGGTTGTACCTGGCAGCAGTGCTGGATATGTATACGCGCAAAGTTGTAGGCTGGTCGATGGCCGAACGCATGACCTCAGACCTGGTGGTCAATGCCTTGAGGATGGCAGTGGATCAGGAGGCCGTGTCGAATGCAGACCTCAAAGAATTAACGCTTCACTCAGACCGCGGGAGTCAGTACGCTAGCGAGGATTATCAACAGGTGTTGACCTCGATGGGAATCACCTGTTCGATGAGCCGGAAAGGGAACTGTTGGGACAACGCTCCCATGGAGTCATTTTTTGCGACGTTGAAGAAAGAGCTCGTTCATCATGAGCGATACAAGAAGCGTTCAGAGGCTCGATCGAGCCTGTTTGAATACATCGAAGTGTTTTATAATCGAGTACGGAAACATTCTGCACTGGGCTATCTGAGCCCTGCGCAGTTTGTACAAGTGACTTAA
- a CDS encoding alkaline phosphatase family protein yields MKKAYRRACYVVFVLSICLNNLTLVQSAEKQRHVVVVSIDGFAAYLVDDPKVPLPTIRKLASEGCLIEGGMTVSDPSVTWPNHTTLVTGMSPGRHGVLANGVLVRAGIGIPVTIDSHRDQSDLVRVPTIVDVAHAAGLTTAEVNWPCTRGSKSFDDQFPDVPNALDYTTPRLRTELIDLGLLSDETHASFRKASIVGLDYVWTEAACHLIRERKPNLMLVHLLNNDATHHSLGARTQAGYTANAYADMCLSRIISAIDDAGIREQTTLIVVADHGFTSTPQAIQPNVLLRQANLLTVERGKLTQAQVHVVPEGGIGLVYCTHPLNAPQLAADFKKMFIGQEGVADVLLPDRYEEVSLPHPRAYNQSPDAILVAKEGFAVSGSVTGETFVVSNKEAGTSIGSHGFLAKLPSMKAMCILSGAGIKSGLKLPTIKNTVIAPTVAKLLELDYPYADGKPLAEALNISVAN; encoded by the coding sequence ATGAAGAAGGCGTATCGTCGTGCTTGCTATGTCGTGTTTGTTCTTTCAATCTGTTTGAACAATTTAACCCTGGTTCAGTCAGCTGAAAAACAACGGCATGTGGTTGTTGTCAGTATCGATGGGTTCGCAGCCTATCTGGTCGACGATCCCAAAGTTCCATTGCCTACAATCCGTAAATTGGCGAGTGAAGGATGTCTCATCGAAGGCGGAATGACCGTTTCCGATCCTTCGGTCACCTGGCCTAATCACACGACACTTGTGACAGGGATGTCCCCCGGCCGGCATGGAGTCCTCGCCAATGGTGTTCTTGTTCGGGCAGGAATTGGCATCCCCGTAACAATCGACTCTCATCGTGACCAATCAGATCTCGTCAGAGTTCCCACGATTGTCGATGTGGCACACGCTGCAGGCTTGACCACTGCCGAAGTCAATTGGCCCTGCACCCGTGGCTCGAAGTCATTTGATGATCAATTTCCCGATGTTCCGAACGCATTGGATTACACTACGCCTCGCTTACGAACAGAACTGATCGATCTGGGTCTGCTTAGTGATGAGACCCACGCTTCCTTTAGAAAAGCCAGCATCGTCGGTTTGGACTATGTTTGGACTGAAGCCGCTTGTCATTTAATCCGAGAACGTAAACCGAATTTAATGCTCGTGCATCTCTTGAATAACGATGCGACGCACCACAGCCTCGGAGCTCGCACACAAGCAGGCTACACCGCCAACGCCTATGCGGACATGTGCCTGTCTCGCATCATCTCAGCGATTGATGATGCCGGCATTCGTGAACAAACAACTTTGATTGTGGTTGCCGATCATGGTTTTACGTCGACACCACAGGCAATTCAACCGAATGTCTTACTTCGGCAAGCGAATCTTTTAACTGTAGAAAGAGGGAAACTGACTCAAGCTCAAGTCCATGTCGTCCCCGAAGGAGGCATTGGTCTTGTATACTGCACCCATCCTTTGAATGCACCACAGCTTGCCGCTGATTTCAAAAAGATGTTCATTGGGCAAGAGGGAGTTGCTGATGTTTTATTGCCAGACCGTTATGAAGAAGTCAGCCTCCCACACCCTCGTGCGTACAACCAGTCTCCCGATGCGATCCTGGTTGCGAAAGAAGGTTTTGCTGTTTCGGGATCGGTGACCGGAGAGACTTTTGTTGTTTCCAACAAAGAGGCTGGAACGTCAATTGGTTCACACGGTTTTCTCGCGAAACTCCCCAGTATGAAAGCGATGTGCATCCTCTCAGGTGCGGGAATCAAGTCGGGATTGAAACTGCCGACTATCAAAAACACTGTGATCGCCCCAACAGTGGCCAAATTACTTGAACTCGATTACCCATACGCAGACGGCAAACCACTCGCCGAGGCACTCAACATTTCTGTAGCTAACTGA
- a CDS encoding DUF4956 domain-containing protein translates to MDQLIKDSLEFLKAGAEQTQTLTLMELVFALSSSLACSLIIGWVYRFTHKGIGYSQSYVQSLVLTSLVTTLIMIVIGSNIARAFSLVGALSIIRFRNAIKETRDVGFIFFAMGIAMANGTRFHSVALVATGFISVAMLLLHFMNYGANQQNRERLLRVQLPPGLDPHTALEAVMQKLFEAYSIVLVESVRQGMFTEVLYSVRPSPDLSPVQVIDEISKVNANLKVSYNFAMHSEDI, encoded by the coding sequence ATGGATCAACTGATTAAAGATTCCCTTGAGTTTCTAAAAGCGGGAGCTGAACAGACTCAAACGTTAACTCTGATGGAACTGGTCTTTGCGCTGTCGTCCTCTTTGGCGTGCAGTCTGATTATTGGTTGGGTTTATCGATTTACGCACAAAGGTATTGGCTACTCGCAGTCCTATGTGCAGTCACTTGTGTTGACCTCACTGGTGACAACATTAATCATGATTGTGATTGGTTCCAACATCGCTAGAGCGTTCTCGCTGGTGGGGGCGTTGTCAATCATCCGATTCCGTAATGCGATTAAAGAAACCCGAGATGTTGGCTTCATCTTCTTTGCAATGGGCATTGCAATGGCTAACGGGACAAGATTTCATAGTGTCGCACTGGTCGCAACTGGATTTATTTCTGTTGCAATGTTGCTGCTTCACTTCATGAATTATGGGGCGAATCAGCAGAATCGGGAACGGTTGCTGCGTGTTCAGCTTCCTCCCGGACTCGATCCTCACACGGCTCTGGAAGCTGTTATGCAAAAGCTGTTTGAAGCTTACAGCATTGTGCTTGTGGAAAGTGTTCGTCAGGGGATGTTCACCGAAGTACTCTATTCCGTACGCCCGTCTCCCGATCTCTCACCCGTCCAGGTCATTGACGAAATCTCGAAAGTGAACGCGAATCTAAAAGTCAGTTACAACTTTGCGATGCATAGCGAAGACATTTAA
- a CDS encoding CotH kinase family protein, translated as MNIRIVNSQIWLTDRNLRTRIIPRKVFIFVAVFLLVMAATFVIALNRSTNFKWMLHHHPEEGVRLYADTAISSASNLLYGEFPATGSPLATLELFVPRNTLSEMHRANVTGDPKLGHDPGGDSPYFSAYYRDESQRLQKSKISYRGAMHYHHWPEKPSLRVKIKKDDIALGQRYVELTRPKDALGIRHQIPEYLARELQLVSTLNEPVRLFVNRKYYGVYLRSYRPGESLALAEGRMPGTFFKGDAILEKDHLDLWASPSSWDIYGEELPLNQSQFEKFLLTLRETPSISTALHLQSLLNTERYAKYSAAMILSGCVHTDHKHNQMFYICSNQGLLEPVPWDPTCYEIVGREFTPVDVVNHPVLEHLTSNPLWVHRRNQILWELIHQAGSTEEMQEYVQNKYDLMERDLEADFHLSKKTIGTDRFPVAIRKMASELEIIQNWAKAKPAFIGDYLNDCQFSVEPANADHSETLVHVFGSVAIKVLNDQGRPCRVKDWEEGVTDLLYPGLSQELSEFEFQPEHFSKTLPYLKSTPLTYRIDAPLQNLHFYNSITGEQIEPKANRPHVSQACRTLPPSGLRTETQGIIELGPGEITLEQTLMIETGQQLVIHPGTTLLMGPGVSLFSKGLVLAEGTALEPIRIRAATSELWGCVGISGQKTRNTTLKHLFVDGGSTAECKGILFKGMFNVYDCPHVVIQNCWFGENFIGDDCVNLAESFIQVDDCIFENALSDGLDLDMCSGRVSNCQWINSGNDGLDMMGCELSVDHCRLSGCGDKGISVGEGTKVVVRDCEIERCVRGVESKDNSQALFKSTTFAGNQTAYHSYRKKWLYPRGGQGLLWDCQIRDSVYKNLDVEKQCRLYLLGTNAADSQSTEERIHVVESLPEEWVELMKKVEQK; from the coding sequence ATGAATATCCGCATCGTAAATTCTCAAATCTGGTTGACGGATCGGAATCTGCGCACTCGGATCATTCCCAGAAAGGTTTTCATCTTTGTGGCGGTTTTCCTGCTCGTTATGGCTGCGACTTTTGTTATCGCATTGAATCGCAGCACAAACTTCAAGTGGATGTTACATCATCATCCTGAAGAAGGAGTTCGTCTGTATGCGGACACTGCAATCTCATCTGCCAGCAATCTTCTTTATGGAGAGTTCCCTGCAACTGGCAGCCCGCTGGCGACTCTTGAGCTTTTTGTGCCGCGAAATACGCTCTCGGAGATGCATCGAGCCAATGTGACTGGTGACCCCAAACTGGGGCATGATCCTGGCGGGGACAGTCCTTATTTTTCTGCCTATTATCGCGATGAAAGCCAGAGGCTTCAGAAATCAAAAATCTCCTATCGTGGAGCAATGCACTATCATCACTGGCCGGAAAAACCTTCGTTACGAGTTAAAATTAAGAAGGATGATATCGCGTTGGGGCAACGTTATGTTGAATTGACACGCCCCAAAGATGCCTTAGGAATTCGCCACCAGATCCCGGAATACCTGGCTCGTGAATTGCAACTCGTTTCGACGCTGAACGAGCCTGTCCGCCTGTTTGTGAATCGAAAATATTACGGAGTCTACTTGCGTTCCTATCGTCCGGGGGAATCGCTGGCGTTGGCTGAAGGACGGATGCCGGGCACCTTTTTCAAAGGAGATGCCATCCTGGAAAAAGATCACCTCGATTTATGGGCATCGCCTTCCAGTTGGGATATTTACGGCGAAGAGTTGCCACTGAATCAGTCCCAGTTCGAAAAGTTTCTTCTGACGCTCCGGGAAACTCCCAGTATATCAACGGCACTTCATCTACAGAGTTTGCTCAATACAGAACGCTATGCGAAATACTCCGCAGCGATGATTCTCTCTGGTTGTGTGCATACCGATCATAAACACAATCAGATGTTCTATATCTGCAGTAACCAGGGATTACTCGAACCAGTCCCGTGGGACCCCACCTGTTATGAGATTGTTGGACGCGAATTCACACCAGTCGATGTTGTAAATCACCCAGTACTCGAACACTTAACTTCTAATCCACTTTGGGTGCATCGCAGAAATCAGATTCTGTGGGAACTGATCCATCAGGCAGGCTCAACAGAGGAAATGCAGGAGTATGTCCAAAATAAATACGACTTAATGGAAAGAGATCTGGAGGCGGACTTTCATCTGAGTAAGAAAACAATTGGAACGGATCGTTTTCCCGTAGCCATTAGAAAAATGGCCAGTGAATTAGAGATCATTCAAAATTGGGCCAAGGCAAAACCAGCATTTATCGGAGATTATCTGAATGATTGCCAGTTCTCTGTAGAGCCCGCAAATGCGGATCACTCCGAGACCCTGGTTCATGTTTTTGGCTCTGTTGCAATCAAAGTTCTCAACGATCAGGGAAGGCCTTGTCGTGTTAAGGACTGGGAAGAAGGGGTGACAGACCTGCTTTATCCTGGCCTGTCTCAAGAACTCAGTGAGTTTGAGTTTCAGCCAGAGCATTTCTCCAAAACGCTGCCTTACCTTAAGTCCACACCTTTGACCTACCGGATTGATGCTCCCCTTCAGAATCTACACTTTTACAATTCGATCACAGGAGAGCAGATTGAGCCGAAAGCGAACAGACCCCATGTAAGTCAGGCTTGTCGTACACTGCCTCCGTCTGGGTTGCGTACCGAAACACAGGGAATTATCGAACTGGGACCGGGAGAAATTACCCTTGAACAAACGTTGATGATCGAAACCGGTCAGCAGTTAGTGATCCATCCGGGCACCACACTGCTAATGGGACCTGGAGTGAGTTTATTTTCAAAAGGACTCGTATTAGCCGAGGGGACTGCCTTGGAGCCAATTCGTATTCGTGCCGCTACTTCAGAACTCTGGGGCTGTGTCGGAATCAGCGGGCAAAAGACTCGAAACACAACCTTGAAACATCTCTTCGTCGATGGTGGGTCAACTGCCGAATGCAAGGGGATCCTGTTTAAAGGGATGTTTAATGTCTACGACTGTCCTCATGTCGTCATTCAGAATTGCTGGTTTGGGGAGAATTTTATTGGTGATGACTGTGTGAATCTGGCAGAGTCGTTTATCCAAGTCGATGATTGCATATTCGAGAATGCACTTTCGGATGGTCTTGATCTTGATATGTGCAGTGGACGGGTCAGCAACTGCCAGTGGATCAATTCAGGGAACGATGGGTTGGACATGATGGGGTGTGAACTCTCTGTCGACCACTGTCGCTTATCCGGATGCGGGGATAAGGGAATCAGCGTGGGTGAAGGAACGAAAGTTGTCGTACGTGATTGCGAAATTGAACGATGCGTACGCGGCGTGGAATCGAAAGACAATTCTCAGGCATTATTCAAGTCGACTACGTTCGCAGGCAATCAGACGGCCTACCATTCCTACCGAAAGAAATGGCTCTACCCTCGGGGTGGTCAGGGCCTTCTATGGGATTGTCAGATTCGAGATTCTGTTTACAAGAACCTGGATGTCGAAAAGCAGTGCCGGTTGTATCTGCTTGGAACAAATGCTGCAGATTCACAGTCTACTGAAGAACGAATTCATGTGGTGGAAAGTCTGCCTGAAGAGTGGGTGGAGTTGATGAAGAAAGTGGAACAGAAATGA
- a CDS encoding polyphosphate polymerase domain-containing protein has product MISRYEIKFRVTHEQRERFLAAAKPGLIEDPHGKNACYRVSSVYYDSPKFDLYWEKIDGIALRRKLRLRFYDELKSPDQLQDQVFFLEIKHRIKDSVCKERVRLTPEGGLAILQNSDELANLREYVLEEDLKFHSTVSLMEWMQASLKCKAANTISYLREAWMGKVDDRVRITFDHAACTYSPDSYSKVGHEPGFALIPEEESIMEIKFNQSIPRWLRDIVAEQGLTPRRYSKYASGIDRLWKPLESLQTSV; this is encoded by the coding sequence ATGATCAGTCGTTACGAAATCAAATTCCGTGTCACCCACGAGCAGCGAGAACGATTTTTAGCAGCAGCCAAGCCGGGGCTCATTGAAGACCCGCATGGAAAAAATGCCTGCTATCGCGTCAGCAGTGTCTATTACGACTCCCCCAAATTCGATTTGTACTGGGAAAAAATTGATGGCATTGCATTACGTCGAAAATTGCGTCTGCGATTCTATGATGAGTTAAAGTCACCCGACCAGTTGCAGGATCAAGTCTTCTTTCTGGAAATCAAGCATCGGATCAAAGATTCGGTCTGCAAGGAACGAGTTCGCTTAACTCCTGAAGGAGGATTGGCGATTCTTCAAAACAGTGACGAATTAGCGAATTTGCGGGAGTATGTTCTGGAAGAAGATCTGAAATTTCATTCAACGGTCTCCCTAATGGAGTGGATGCAGGCTTCCTTAAAATGCAAAGCCGCCAATACGATTTCCTATCTTCGGGAAGCCTGGATGGGAAAAGTGGACGATCGCGTTCGCATTACTTTCGATCATGCGGCCTGCACATATTCCCCCGATTCCTATTCGAAAGTCGGACACGAACCCGGCTTTGCATTGATTCCCGAAGAGGAGTCAATCATGGAAATCAAGTTCAATCAATCGATACCACGCTGGTTAAGAGACATCGTCGCCGAACAGGGTCTGACCCCCCGACGCTATTCCAAATACGCCAGCGGAATTGATCGGCTTTGGAAACCACTAGAGAGTTTGCAGACATCTGTGTAA
- a CDS encoding carboxylate--amine ligase, producing MTALIPKLTEDIGPSANLSRSTNNPGSSIAKRSGQILILGNDARTVLPVARSLGRQGLKVQLNWFDNNPLLKCSRFISICHTDVLDAQHPAETLARLLACVEQNSIETILPTSDAACIFLHQSRSKIPLHIHLGMSDSAACETVFNKNLTAELARALSIAIPAQEIVNNPQELDLLANQFSGQVALKPLCSSDGNSSKQFATLYPDLKSCQKNWPEKLAGPLQLQEYFEGEAQGIVFLASSGNLMVAMQHRRLHETSGHGSTYRESIPLNQELLSATKKILKELNYTGVGMCEFRVNPENGKWVLLEINGRFWGSLPLAINAGLDFPYYYWQLLVGETPDVPECYQHGVRCRNLRQDLRWMWRQGIGKHSDPYGTNGWKMNSVSRFELFSHALRLLTLQDHLDYYSRDDLRPFLQEIKAVLSAPCRRLKKKFSNW from the coding sequence ATGACCGCTCTAATTCCGAAATTGACTGAGGATATTGGCCCCTCAGCAAATCTGAGTCGGTCGACTAACAATCCGGGCTCATCTATCGCAAAGCGGTCAGGACAAATCCTCATTCTAGGAAATGATGCTCGAACCGTACTCCCAGTCGCTCGTTCATTGGGGCGGCAAGGTTTAAAGGTACAACTGAACTGGTTCGACAATAATCCTCTGCTGAAGTGTTCTCGATTCATTTCCATTTGTCATACGGATGTCCTTGATGCTCAGCATCCTGCCGAAACTTTGGCAAGATTGCTCGCGTGCGTCGAACAGAATTCAATCGAGACAATCCTGCCCACTTCAGATGCGGCTTGCATTTTTCTCCATCAATCCCGATCGAAAATTCCGCTTCATATCCATCTCGGCATGTCCGATTCTGCAGCGTGCGAGACTGTTTTTAACAAAAACCTCACTGCTGAATTAGCCCGAGCATTGAGCATCGCGATCCCTGCTCAGGAGATTGTCAATAACCCGCAGGAATTGGATTTACTCGCAAATCAATTTTCAGGTCAAGTCGCATTAAAGCCTCTTTGCTCCAGCGACGGTAATAGCAGTAAGCAATTTGCCACACTTTATCCAGACTTGAAATCCTGCCAGAAGAACTGGCCTGAGAAACTAGCTGGACCTCTTCAACTGCAGGAATACTTCGAAGGAGAAGCTCAGGGTATTGTTTTTCTGGCATCTTCAGGAAATCTGATGGTGGCGATGCAACATCGTCGTTTGCACGAAACATCCGGGCATGGCAGCACCTACCGGGAATCAATCCCACTGAATCAGGAGTTGCTGAGTGCGACTAAGAAAATTCTGAAGGAATTAAACTATACCGGTGTCGGCATGTGTGAATTTCGTGTCAATCCAGAGAACGGCAAGTGGGTCTTACTGGAAATCAATGGCCGATTCTGGGGCTCTCTGCCGTTAGCAATTAATGCAGGGCTTGATTTCCCTTATTACTATTGGCAGCTGCTAGTTGGCGAAACTCCAGATGTTCCTGAGTGTTATCAGCATGGCGTTCGCTGTCGAAATCTCAGACAGGATCTCCGCTGGATGTGGCGTCAGGGCATCGGCAAGCATTCCGATCCCTATGGCACAAACGGCTGGAAAATGAATTCTGTTTCCAGATTTGAACTATTCTCTCATGCTCTCCGCCTGCTCACGTTACAGGATCATCTCGACTATTACTCTCGGGATGACCTGCGACCGTTTCTGCAGGAAATCAAAGCGGTTCTGAGTGCTCCTTGCCGCAGGTTGAAAAAGAAGTTCTCAAATTGGTAG